One genomic window of Oncorhynchus kisutch isolate 150728-3 linkage group LG24, Okis_V2, whole genome shotgun sequence includes the following:
- the LOC109869163 gene encoding mRNA-decapping enzyme 1A isoform X2, with amino-acid sequence MLTSVIFPSRLGVPPTVGIYSIWFYDKKDCQRIAQLMVKIVKQEALQGHRGSPERADVPGRTNGCSNDILELLSKAKDEFHRTQAGETEMSVTAEQRVNTEMLKSAGDTTAHAHSASQPEQSSHSGQRQITVEELFGSSLPKEASLLPAMPTQSSTDPAATAPISFLQAQSYAPPIPFQPLLTPRLTADPGGNNRDLTPGLISLMEARGSPGPGYALYPVFPGGPSGDPQHSVSPLLVTPSGVEACGPPPGPLSAYLGKEPAYLKPSPSDLHKPALTPSVLPSPLATPQSFREPITKPAALSSMPTGHVQAVPMKAGLVVPGAGTSLTGAKHSILLSPSAFQHSVAKTTELQRKAAPPSPPPAATGVVELPQPSYNRIQLQDTLIHLIKNDPVFLSAIHEAYLHSLSKDLSHVKL; translated from the exons TCAGTCATATTTCCCTCTCGTCTTGGTGTCCCTCCTACAGTGGGCATATACAGCATCTGGTTTTACGATAAGAAGGACTGCCAGCGCATCGCTCAGCTCATGGTGAA GATTGTGAAGCAGGAAGCCTTGCAGGGCCACCGGGGCTCCCCAGAGAGGGCTGATGTCCCTGGGAGGACCAATGGCTGCTCCAATGACATCCTGGAGCTCCTCAGCAAGGCCAAGGATGAGTTCCACAGG ACTCAGGCGGGGGAAACAGAGATGTCCGTTACTGCTGAGCAGAGGGTGAACACCGAGATGCTGAAATCAGCCGGTGACACTACAGCGCACGCTCACAGCGCCTCACAGCCAGAACAG AGCTCCCACTCTGGCCAGAGGCAGATCACTGTGGAGGAGCTGTTTGGCAGTTCTCTACCGAAGGAGGCCAGCCTGCTGCCAGCCATGCCCACCCAGAGTTCCACAGACCCTGCTGCCACGGCCCCCATCAGCTTCCTCCAGGCCCAGAGCTATGCTCCGCCCATCCCTTTCCAGCCCTTACTGACACCCCGCCTCACAGCAGACCCAGGGGGAAACAACCGGGACCTCACCCCTGGTCTGATCTCCCTGATGGAGGCCAGAGGGAGCCCTGGCCCAGGCTACGCCCTCTACCCTGTGTTCCCCGGTGGACCTTCAGGGGACCCCCAGCACTCTGTGTCCCCACTGTTGGTGACTCCATCTGGGGTTGAGGCTTGCGGTCCTCCACCTGGCCCTCTGTCGGCCTACCTGGGGAAGGAACCGGCCTACCTGAAACCCAGCCCCTCTGATCTCCACAAACCTGCCCTCACACCTAGCGTCTTGCCCAGCCCGCTGGCCACACCCCAGAGCTTCAGAGAGCCAATCACCAAGCCCGCTGCCCTCAGCAGCATGCCCACGGGCCATGTGCAG GCTGTCCCTATGAAGGCGGGTCTTGTGGTACCGGGGGCGGGCACTTCACTTACGGGGGCAAAGCACTCCATTCTGCTTTCACCAAGCGCCTTTCAGCATTCTGTTGCCAAGACAACGGAACTGCAGAGGAAAGCTGCCCCTCCCTCGCCTCCGCCCGCAGCCACTGGGGTGGTGGAGCTCCCCCAACCCTCCTACAACAGGATCCAGTTACAAGACACACTCATCCACCTCATCAAG AATGACCCAGTGTTTCTCAGTGCCATCCACGAGGCCTACCTCCACAGTCTCTCCAAGGACCTGAGCCACGTCAAGCTATAG